Proteins co-encoded in one Quercus robur chromosome 8, dhQueRobu3.1, whole genome shotgun sequence genomic window:
- the LOC126694012 gene encoding uncharacterized protein LOC126694012 has product MGDETRDNHEENRRTMHELLHPTQNYVPSCIMFPPNAPHVELKQSLLAILPDFRGQENENPYVHVRAFEEVISSFYAQNVIETTNLHFFPFSLKDKARSWLYTLKPRSIGSWEGMAKEFFKKHFPPHKVQQVKRRIASFVQGENETLYQAWKRYKDLFNFCPTHGYEDWRLVSYFYEGLTPRDRQFVQLSCGRDFLQKEPEDAMDYLDEIAENSNTWTGHSPMDSTDRTRTNTTTSSGSVFKLREDDNMSAKISMLTKEIEALKMKGSRNVSATFREDPMEVCKICHEINHATNECVSLSSFLNVPEEQVHAFNSYWPNNSSYSNIYNPNMRNHLYLSNKSDNVLNPPTPRNFNSPHASSSSSRHSLEDALSTFIQRQSEQNQKFESMLTRLDKEVRETKSHITRLTNSLSGIERGKLPSQTQPNPINQNLKIGSKDKYEEVKAVTILRSGKEINKSSPLVTKKSKETPVEKEKDETESLRFGEIEQCPIPPPFPQTLKLPRRLDTASEILEHLHQVKINLPLLHVIKQVPAYTKVIKDLCTIKRKQHVKKTAFLIEQVSAVFQHKTLPKYKDPGCPTISCTIGDYIMEHALLNLGASVNLIPFSVYQKLELGELKPTSITLQLADRSVREPRGIVEDVLVKIE; this is encoded by the coding sequence ATGGGTGATGAAACACGTGATAATCATGAGGAGAATAGAAGAACTATGCATGAATTGTTGCATCCCACACAAAATTATGTTCCTTCATGCATCATGTTTCCACCTAATGCACCACATGTagaattgaaacaaagtttACTAGCAATACTTCCTGACTTTAggggacaagaaaatgaaaatccttATGTCCATGTTAGAGCTTTTGAAGAGGTAATTAGTAGTTTCTATGCACAAAATGTTATTGAGACTACTAACTTacatttctttcctttttcactTAAGGATAAGGCAAGAAGTTGGCTTTACACCTTGAAACCTAGGTCTATAGGTAGTTGGGAGGGGATGGCCAAAGagttttttaagaaacattttCCTCCCCACAAAGTCCAGCAAGTAAAAAGAAGGATAGCTAGTTTTGTCCAAGGAGAAAATGAGACCTTATACCAAGCTTGGAAAAGGTACAAAGATCTTTTCAATTTCTGCCCAACTCATGGGTATGAAGATTGGAGGTTGGTTAGCTATTTTTATGAAGGACTTACACCTAGGGACCGACAGTTTGTTCAACTCTCATGCGGAAGGGACTTTTTACAAAAAGAACCCGAAGATGCAATGGATTATCTTGATGAGATAGCTGAAAACTCTAACACATGGACTGGACATAGCCCTATGGACTCCACTGATAGGACTAGAACTAACACTACCACTTCTAGTGGAAGTGTTTTCAAGTTGAGGGAAGATGATAACATGAGTGCAAAAATCAGCATGTTAACTAAAGAAATTGAGGCACTCAAAATGAAAGGAAGTAGGAATGTTAGTGCTACCTTTAGAGAGGACCCGATGGAGGTGTGTAAAATTTGTCATGAGATAAACCATGCTACAAATGAATGTGTATCACTTTCATCATTCTTGAATGTGCCAGAAGAACAAGTACATGCATTTAATTCATACTGGCCAAATAATTCTTCATATTCTAACATTTATAATCCAAATATGCGAAACCATCTGTATTTGAGTAATAAGAGTGACAATGTGTTGAATCCTCCTACTCCAAGGAATTTTAATTCACCAcatgcatcatcatcatcatctagaCATTCCTTGGAGGATGCACTTAGTACTTTCATTCAAAGGCAAAGTGAGCAAAATCAAAAGTTTGAATCCATGCTCACTAGGCTAGATAAAGAGGTAAGAGAGACCAAGAGTCATATAACTAGGCTTACAAATTCATTGAGTGGGATAGAGAGAGGGAAGCTTCCTTCCCAAACTCAACCTAATCCCATcaatcaaaatctaaaaattggcTCTAAAGATAAATATGAGGAAGTAAAAGCTGTGACCATTTTGAGGAGTGGTAAAGAGATTAATAAAAGTTCTCCTTTAGTAACTAAGAAATCAAAGGAGACCCCagttgaaaaagagaaagatgaaacTGAGTCACTTAGATTTGGTGAAATTGAACAATGCCCAATCCCTCCACCATTTCCacaaaccttaaaattacctaGGAGATTGGACACCGCATCTGAGatattagagcatttgcatcaaGTCAAGATAAATTTGCCATTATTGCATGTTATCAAGCAAGTGCCTGCATATACCAAGGTAATTAAGGACCTATGCACCATCAAGAGAAAGCAGCATGTGAAGAAGACCGCATTCCTAATAGAACAGGTAAGTGCAGTTTTCCAACATAAGACCCTGCCAAAGTATAAGGATCCAGGTTGTCCTACGATCTCTTGTACTATTGGAGATTACATCATGGAGCATGCATTGCTAAATCTTGGGGCAAGTGTTAATTTGATCCCTTTCAGTGTATATCAAAAACTTGAACTTGGTGAGTTGAAACCTACTTCAATAACTTTACAGTTGGCTGATCGCTCTGTAAGGGAACCGAGAGGGATTGTTGAGGATGTGTTGgtgaaaattgaataa
- the LOC126694071 gene encoding uncharacterized protein At4g26450 isoform X3, with the protein MHARHRSPGNGYRSNSMGMGMASSRISPEGSVRGHGFYGSEFRNFNRGFGRGQGHPKSFQSPHTQAQPPPPPPPPPPLPPRRGDIFMEAGRLAAEYLVTQGLLPPSALSVKWQNGTLKKPLGEFQEGDGFPLPPEGRASALSRLGSAASDVGMGRRKFGDDFTNKGRRRATSFRGYGSDYSREYRRSGSWSDSRTKSSADVDGDDDTASGHYQEEQQVGKDVTNGVQMSTPSDLAPKNEDAGDSESEFDKYQYQDDTSSKASSSGAGKDLQHENNGEFSRSSDDSKNVSAGIGEENDGNSIDEADKQSAKQDLTIQDNVVEGNPSDKNNTTDLLTLCKFAKVPTRTRSALTHRVPRVDAVPKTELSIAFDMQPPTGSEILVEDASLGDASSNKIHDSKSLDSEVSKAQFLQSAENLVELDSADNIEQGKFATQSFPDGASMHDSEQESSQGLAGFASCSSIAKERGEKRALDDSDMREETKKPRDWIPSLVTKGDEYFHISNSSVKKESLPEDEATPSESMIVVIDHESLKNDSQFPNAGAEQCIDYAQEKQLFPSSYKICDLNLMGASDTNENHDNDPMHIYDPISRNRKEVAPVDVDLSMSNSKVSGGYSRHVTDGKEIEVIDLENDSTTDDKTFHNAERKTETAYTGLEGFSNNAQNTNDIPDVQDGYGLMISELLGGDFPNCSSVPGDISSMHNEMGLPNGEGSLADDDSIYMSLGEIPLSMPDI; encoded by the exons ATGCATGCCCGGCATCGAAGTCCTGGAAATGGCTATAGGTCCAATTCCATGGGAATGGGCATGGCTTCATCTCGGATCTCCCCCGAAGGTTCAGTTAGGGGACATGGGTTTTATGGCTCTGAATTCCGGAACTTCAATCGAGGTTTTGGCCGTGGCCAAGGCCACCCAAAATCATTTCAATCACCACATACACaggcacaaccaccaccaccaccaccgccgccaccaccacTGCCGCCTCGCAGAGGTGACATTTTCATGGAAGCAGGGCGGCTTGCAGCCGAGTATTTAGTTACTCAAGGATTGCTGCCTCCAAGCGCACTTTCTGTTAAGTGGCAGAATGGTACTTTGAAGAAGCCGTTGGGGGAGTTTCAAGAGGGAGATGGATTTCCCCTTCCACCGGAGGGTCGAGCATCTGCCCTTTCTCGTTTAGGGAGTGCTGCTTCTGATGTTGGGATGGGTAGGAGAAAATTTGGGGATGATTTTACTAACAAAGGCAGGAGAAGAGCAACATCTTTTCGGGGTTATGGCTCGGATTATAGCCGAGAGTATAGGAGAAGTGGCTCTTGGTCTGATAGTAGAACAAAGTCATCTGCTGatgttgatggtgatgatgacaCTGCTTCTGGACACTACCAAGAGGAGCAGCAAGTTGGTAAAGATGTTACTAATGGAGTGCAGATGTCAACTCCAAGTGACTTAGCACCCAAAAATGAGGATGCCGGTGATTCAGAATCTGAGTTTGACAAATACCAGTACCAAGATGATACGAGCTCAAAAGCAAGTTCTTCTGGTGCTGGGAAAGATCTCCAGCATGAGAATAATGGGGAATTCTCCAGGAGTTCTGATGATTCCAAGAATGTTAGTGCGGGAATTGGGGAGGAAAATGATGGCAATAGTATTGATGAAGCTGACAAACAGAGTGCTAAACAAGATTTAACCATCCAGGATAATGTTGTGGAGGGCAATCCCTCAGACAAGAACAACACTACTGATTTGCTAACACTTTGCAAATTTGCCAAGGTGCCCACAAGAACTCGCTCTGCATTGACACATAGGGTCCCAAGGGTTGATGCAGTTCCCAAGACTGAGTTGTCTATTGCTTTTGATATGCAGCCTCCAACAGGATCTGAAATCTTAGTTGAAGATGCCTCCTTGGGTGATGCATCttcaaataaaattcatgattCTAAGAGTCTTGACTCTGAAGTTTCTAAAGCTCAGTTCCTCCAGTCTGCTGAAAATTTGGTCGAATTAGATTCTGCAGATAATATTGAGCAGGGTAAATTTGCAACTCAATCTTTCCCAGATGGAGCTTCTATGCATGACAGTGAGCAAGAATCGAGTCAGGGTCTGGCTGGTTTTGCAAGTTGTAGTTCAATTGCTAAGGAAAGAGGTGAAAAACGTGCTTTAGACGATAGCGATATGAGGGAGGAAACGAAAAAACCTAGAGATTGGATTCCCTCTCTTGTAACAAAGGGTGATGAGTATTTTCACATTTCTAATTCAAGTGTGAAGAAAGAGAGCTTGCCGGAAGATGAGGCTACACCTAGCGAGAGCATGATTGTGGTTATTGATCATGAGAGCTTGAAGAATGATTCTCAGTTCCCTAATGCTGGGGCTGAACAGTGTATTGACTATGCACAAGAGAAGCAGCTTTTTCCTAGTTCATATAAAATCTGTGATCTAAATCTCATGGGAGCTTCTGACACAAATGAGAATCATGATAATGATCCTATGCATATTTACGACCCTATTTCCAGAAACAGAAAAGAAGTGGCACCGGTTGATGTTGACTTATCAATGAGTAATTCCAAGGTGTCTGGTGGATATAGTAGACATGTCACTGATGGCAAAGAGATTGAAGTCATTGATTTAGAAAATGATTCTACCACTGACGATAAGACCTTCCATAATGCAGAGAGAAA GACTGAGACTGCATATACGGGCCTTGAGGGCTTTTCTAATAATGCACAGAATACCAATGATATTCCTGATGTTCAGGATGGTTATGGGCTTATGATCTCGGAGTTGCTTGGAGGGGATTTTCCAAATTGTTCTTCAGTACCAGGTGACATTAGTTCAATGCACAATGAGATGGGCCTTCCTAATGGAGAG GGGTCTCTTGCTGATGATGATTCGATATATATGTCCCTGGGAGAAATACCATTAAGTATGCCAGATATTTAA
- the LOC126694071 gene encoding uncharacterized protein At4g26450 isoform X2, with translation MHARHRSPGNGYRSNSMGMGMASSRISPEGSVRGHGFYGSEFRNFNRGFGRGQGHPKSFQSPHTQAQPPPPPPPPPPLPPRRGDIFMEAGRLAAEYLVTQGLLPPSALSVKWQNGTLKKPLGEFQEGDGFPLPPEGRASALSRLGSAASDVGMGRRKFGDDFTNKGRRRATSFRGYGSDYSREYRRSGSWSDSRTKSSADVDGDDDTASGHYQEEQQVGKDVTNGVQMSTPSDLAPKNEDAGDSESEFDKYQYQDDTSSKASSSGAGKDLQHENNGEFSRSSDDSKNVSAGIGEENDGNSIDEADKQSAKQDLTIQDNVVEGNPSDKNNTTDLLTLCKFAKVPTRTRSALTHRVPRVDAVPKTELSIAFDMQPPTGSEILVEDASLGDASSNKIHDSKSLDSEVSKAQFLQSAENLVELDSADNIEQGKFATQSFPDGASMHDSEQESSQGLAGFASCSSIAKERGEKRALDDSDMREETKKPRDWIPSLVTKGDEYFHISNSSVKKESLPEDEATPSESMIVVIDHESLKNDSQFPNAGAEQCIDYAQEKQLFPSSYKICDLNLMGASDTNENHDNDPMHIYDPISRNRKEVAPVDVDLSMSNSKVSGGYSRHVTDGKEIEVIDLENDSTTDDKTFHNAERKTETAYTGLEGFSNNAQNTNDIPDVQDGYGLMISELLGGDFPNCSSVPGDISSMHNEMGLPNGEGSLADDDSIYMSLGEIPLTWEQPPQQGYEKPF, from the exons ATGCATGCCCGGCATCGAAGTCCTGGAAATGGCTATAGGTCCAATTCCATGGGAATGGGCATGGCTTCATCTCGGATCTCCCCCGAAGGTTCAGTTAGGGGACATGGGTTTTATGGCTCTGAATTCCGGAACTTCAATCGAGGTTTTGGCCGTGGCCAAGGCCACCCAAAATCATTTCAATCACCACATACACaggcacaaccaccaccaccaccaccgccgccaccaccacTGCCGCCTCGCAGAGGTGACATTTTCATGGAAGCAGGGCGGCTTGCAGCCGAGTATTTAGTTACTCAAGGATTGCTGCCTCCAAGCGCACTTTCTGTTAAGTGGCAGAATGGTACTTTGAAGAAGCCGTTGGGGGAGTTTCAAGAGGGAGATGGATTTCCCCTTCCACCGGAGGGTCGAGCATCTGCCCTTTCTCGTTTAGGGAGTGCTGCTTCTGATGTTGGGATGGGTAGGAGAAAATTTGGGGATGATTTTACTAACAAAGGCAGGAGAAGAGCAACATCTTTTCGGGGTTATGGCTCGGATTATAGCCGAGAGTATAGGAGAAGTGGCTCTTGGTCTGATAGTAGAACAAAGTCATCTGCTGatgttgatggtgatgatgacaCTGCTTCTGGACACTACCAAGAGGAGCAGCAAGTTGGTAAAGATGTTACTAATGGAGTGCAGATGTCAACTCCAAGTGACTTAGCACCCAAAAATGAGGATGCCGGTGATTCAGAATCTGAGTTTGACAAATACCAGTACCAAGATGATACGAGCTCAAAAGCAAGTTCTTCTGGTGCTGGGAAAGATCTCCAGCATGAGAATAATGGGGAATTCTCCAGGAGTTCTGATGATTCCAAGAATGTTAGTGCGGGAATTGGGGAGGAAAATGATGGCAATAGTATTGATGAAGCTGACAAACAGAGTGCTAAACAAGATTTAACCATCCAGGATAATGTTGTGGAGGGCAATCCCTCAGACAAGAACAACACTACTGATTTGCTAACACTTTGCAAATTTGCCAAGGTGCCCACAAGAACTCGCTCTGCATTGACACATAGGGTCCCAAGGGTTGATGCAGTTCCCAAGACTGAGTTGTCTATTGCTTTTGATATGCAGCCTCCAACAGGATCTGAAATCTTAGTTGAAGATGCCTCCTTGGGTGATGCATCttcaaataaaattcatgattCTAAGAGTCTTGACTCTGAAGTTTCTAAAGCTCAGTTCCTCCAGTCTGCTGAAAATTTGGTCGAATTAGATTCTGCAGATAATATTGAGCAGGGTAAATTTGCAACTCAATCTTTCCCAGATGGAGCTTCTATGCATGACAGTGAGCAAGAATCGAGTCAGGGTCTGGCTGGTTTTGCAAGTTGTAGTTCAATTGCTAAGGAAAGAGGTGAAAAACGTGCTTTAGACGATAGCGATATGAGGGAGGAAACGAAAAAACCTAGAGATTGGATTCCCTCTCTTGTAACAAAGGGTGATGAGTATTTTCACATTTCTAATTCAAGTGTGAAGAAAGAGAGCTTGCCGGAAGATGAGGCTACACCTAGCGAGAGCATGATTGTGGTTATTGATCATGAGAGCTTGAAGAATGATTCTCAGTTCCCTAATGCTGGGGCTGAACAGTGTATTGACTATGCACAAGAGAAGCAGCTTTTTCCTAGTTCATATAAAATCTGTGATCTAAATCTCATGGGAGCTTCTGACACAAATGAGAATCATGATAATGATCCTATGCATATTTACGACCCTATTTCCAGAAACAGAAAAGAAGTGGCACCGGTTGATGTTGACTTATCAATGAGTAATTCCAAGGTGTCTGGTGGATATAGTAGACATGTCACTGATGGCAAAGAGATTGAAGTCATTGATTTAGAAAATGATTCTACCACTGACGATAAGACCTTCCATAATGCAGAGAGAAA GACTGAGACTGCATATACGGGCCTTGAGGGCTTTTCTAATAATGCACAGAATACCAATGATATTCCTGATGTTCAGGATGGTTATGGGCTTATGATCTCGGAGTTGCTTGGAGGGGATTTTCCAAATTGTTCTTCAGTACCAGGTGACATTAGTTCAATGCACAATGAGATGGGCCTTCCTAATGGAGAG GGGTCTCTTGCTGATGATGATTCGATATATATGTCCCTGGGAGAAATACCATTAA CCTGGGAGCAGCCACCACAACAGGGGTATGAGAAGCCCTTCTGA
- the LOC126694071 gene encoding uncharacterized protein At4g26450 isoform X1, with product MHARHRSPGNGYRSNSMGMGMASSRISPEGSVRGHGFYGSEFRNFNRGFGRGQGHPKSFQSPHTQAQPPPPPPPPPPLPPRRGDIFMEAGRLAAEYLVTQGLLPPSALSVKWQNGTLKKPLGEFQEGDGFPLPPEGRASALSRLGSAASDVGMGRRKFGDDFTNKGRRRATSFRGYGSDYSREYRRSGSWSDSRTKSSADVDGDDDTASGHYQEEQQVGKDVTNGVQMSTPSDLAPKNEDAGDSESEFDKYQYQDDTSSKASSSGAGKDLQHENNGEFSRSSDDSKNVSAGIGEENDGNSIDEADKQSAKQDLTIQDNVVEGNPSDKNNTTDLLTLCKFAKVPTRTRSALTHRVPRVDAVPKTELSIAFDMQPPTGSEILVEDASLGDASSNKIHDSKSLDSEVSKAQFLQSAENLVELDSADNIEQGKFATQSFPDGASMHDSEQESSQGLAGFASCSSIAKERGEKRALDDSDMREETKKPRDWIPSLVTKGDEYFHISNSSVKKESLPEDEATPSESMIVVIDHESLKNDSQFPNAGAEQCIDYAQEKQLFPSSYKICDLNLMGASDTNENHDNDPMHIYDPISRNRKEVAPVDVDLSMSNSKVSGGYSRHVTDGKEIEVIDLENDSTTDDKTFHNAERKTETAYTGLEGFSNNAQNTNDIPDVQDGYGLMISELLGGDFPNCSSVPGDISSMHNEMGLPNGEGSLADDDSIYMSLGEIPLSFLPAWEQPPQQGYEKPF from the exons ATGCATGCCCGGCATCGAAGTCCTGGAAATGGCTATAGGTCCAATTCCATGGGAATGGGCATGGCTTCATCTCGGATCTCCCCCGAAGGTTCAGTTAGGGGACATGGGTTTTATGGCTCTGAATTCCGGAACTTCAATCGAGGTTTTGGCCGTGGCCAAGGCCACCCAAAATCATTTCAATCACCACATACACaggcacaaccaccaccaccaccaccgccgccaccaccacTGCCGCCTCGCAGAGGTGACATTTTCATGGAAGCAGGGCGGCTTGCAGCCGAGTATTTAGTTACTCAAGGATTGCTGCCTCCAAGCGCACTTTCTGTTAAGTGGCAGAATGGTACTTTGAAGAAGCCGTTGGGGGAGTTTCAAGAGGGAGATGGATTTCCCCTTCCACCGGAGGGTCGAGCATCTGCCCTTTCTCGTTTAGGGAGTGCTGCTTCTGATGTTGGGATGGGTAGGAGAAAATTTGGGGATGATTTTACTAACAAAGGCAGGAGAAGAGCAACATCTTTTCGGGGTTATGGCTCGGATTATAGCCGAGAGTATAGGAGAAGTGGCTCTTGGTCTGATAGTAGAACAAAGTCATCTGCTGatgttgatggtgatgatgacaCTGCTTCTGGACACTACCAAGAGGAGCAGCAAGTTGGTAAAGATGTTACTAATGGAGTGCAGATGTCAACTCCAAGTGACTTAGCACCCAAAAATGAGGATGCCGGTGATTCAGAATCTGAGTTTGACAAATACCAGTACCAAGATGATACGAGCTCAAAAGCAAGTTCTTCTGGTGCTGGGAAAGATCTCCAGCATGAGAATAATGGGGAATTCTCCAGGAGTTCTGATGATTCCAAGAATGTTAGTGCGGGAATTGGGGAGGAAAATGATGGCAATAGTATTGATGAAGCTGACAAACAGAGTGCTAAACAAGATTTAACCATCCAGGATAATGTTGTGGAGGGCAATCCCTCAGACAAGAACAACACTACTGATTTGCTAACACTTTGCAAATTTGCCAAGGTGCCCACAAGAACTCGCTCTGCATTGACACATAGGGTCCCAAGGGTTGATGCAGTTCCCAAGACTGAGTTGTCTATTGCTTTTGATATGCAGCCTCCAACAGGATCTGAAATCTTAGTTGAAGATGCCTCCTTGGGTGATGCATCttcaaataaaattcatgattCTAAGAGTCTTGACTCTGAAGTTTCTAAAGCTCAGTTCCTCCAGTCTGCTGAAAATTTGGTCGAATTAGATTCTGCAGATAATATTGAGCAGGGTAAATTTGCAACTCAATCTTTCCCAGATGGAGCTTCTATGCATGACAGTGAGCAAGAATCGAGTCAGGGTCTGGCTGGTTTTGCAAGTTGTAGTTCAATTGCTAAGGAAAGAGGTGAAAAACGTGCTTTAGACGATAGCGATATGAGGGAGGAAACGAAAAAACCTAGAGATTGGATTCCCTCTCTTGTAACAAAGGGTGATGAGTATTTTCACATTTCTAATTCAAGTGTGAAGAAAGAGAGCTTGCCGGAAGATGAGGCTACACCTAGCGAGAGCATGATTGTGGTTATTGATCATGAGAGCTTGAAGAATGATTCTCAGTTCCCTAATGCTGGGGCTGAACAGTGTATTGACTATGCACAAGAGAAGCAGCTTTTTCCTAGTTCATATAAAATCTGTGATCTAAATCTCATGGGAGCTTCTGACACAAATGAGAATCATGATAATGATCCTATGCATATTTACGACCCTATTTCCAGAAACAGAAAAGAAGTGGCACCGGTTGATGTTGACTTATCAATGAGTAATTCCAAGGTGTCTGGTGGATATAGTAGACATGTCACTGATGGCAAAGAGATTGAAGTCATTGATTTAGAAAATGATTCTACCACTGACGATAAGACCTTCCATAATGCAGAGAGAAA GACTGAGACTGCATATACGGGCCTTGAGGGCTTTTCTAATAATGCACAGAATACCAATGATATTCCTGATGTTCAGGATGGTTATGGGCTTATGATCTCGGAGTTGCTTGGAGGGGATTTTCCAAATTGTTCTTCAGTACCAGGTGACATTAGTTCAATGCACAATGAGATGGGCCTTCCTAATGGAGAG GGGTCTCTTGCTGATGATGATTCGATATATATGTCCCTGGGAGAAATACCATTAA GCTTTTTGCCAGCCTGGGAGCAGCCACCACAACAGGGGTATGAGAAGCCCTTCTGA